A single window of Sporosarcina sp. 6E9 DNA harbors:
- the ric gene encoding iron-sulfur cluster repair di-iron protein, with translation MGTISMEMNVADIVTAVPWSADVFRKHRIDYCCGGKVSLLEAALEKGIQPDVVFEEITTVKKTQDNRGNTHPSSFGNKTLIAYIQENYHQNLRQELPSLAPYITRVSRVHGENHPHLRRLQDLFKELRIELLDHTEDEDRIVFPLMIEFLDKPTDRLKEKLKPHVFELEEEHENAGKLLRELREITNDFTPPEGACGTYRLVYARLEKLEKETFDHVHLENNILFERVRAEL, from the coding sequence ATGGGAACAATTTCAATGGAAATGAATGTAGCTGATATTGTTACTGCGGTTCCATGGTCTGCAGATGTTTTCAGGAAACACCGGATTGACTATTGTTGTGGTGGAAAAGTGTCGTTACTAGAAGCAGCTTTGGAAAAAGGAATTCAACCCGATGTCGTCTTTGAAGAGATTACTACTGTGAAAAAGACACAGGATAATCGTGGTAACACGCATCCGTCTAGTTTTGGAAACAAAACATTGATCGCCTACATCCAAGAAAACTATCATCAAAACTTACGTCAAGAATTGCCTTCATTAGCACCCTATATAACAAGAGTTTCCCGTGTACACGGAGAAAATCACCCACATCTGCGAAGGTTGCAGGATTTATTTAAAGAGTTGCGAATTGAACTGCTGGATCATACGGAAGATGAAGACCGAATTGTATTTCCGCTTATGATAGAATTTCTAGACAAACCGACAGACAGATTGAAAGAAAAGTTGAAACCGCATGTTTTCGAACTCGAAGAAGAACATGAAAATGCCGGAAAGTTGTTGCGCGAACTGAGGGAAATCACGAATGACTTCACGCCGCCAGAAGGTGCTTGCGGCACATATCGTCTCGTTTATGCACGCTTGGAGAAATTAGAAAAAGAGACGTTCGACCATGTACATCTTGAAAATAATATCTTATTTGAACGAGTTCGAGCTGAATTATAA